The Pempheris klunzingeri isolate RE-2024b chromosome 1, fPemKlu1.hap1, whole genome shotgun sequence genome includes a region encoding these proteins:
- the psmd14 gene encoding 26S proteasome non-ATPase regulatory subunit 14: protein MDRLLRLGGGMPGLGQGPPTDAPAVDTAEQVYISSLALLKMLKHGRAGVPMEVMGLMLGEFVDDYTVRVIDVFAMPQSGTGVSVEAVDPVFQAKMLDMLKQTGRPEMVVGWYHSHPGFGCWLSGVDINTQQSFEALSERAVAVVVDPIQSVKGKVVIDAFRLINANMMVLGHEPRQTTSNLGHLNKPSIQALIHGLNRHYYSITINYRKNELEQKMLLNLHKKSWMEGLTLQDYSEHCKLNETIVKEMLELAKNYNKAVEEEDKMTPEQLAIKNVGKQDPKRHLEEHVDVLMTSNIVQCLAAMLDTVVFQ from the exons ATGGACCGGCTGCTGAGGCTCGGAGGTGGAATGCCAGGGCTCGGCCAG GGCCCCCCAACAGATGCACCCGCTGTGGACACAGCAGAGCAGGTGTACATCTCCTCTCTGGCCCTGCTCAAG ATGTTGAAGCACGGGCGTGCTGGTGTACCAATGGAGGTCATGGGATTGATGCTGGGAGAATTTGTTGATGACTACACAGTGCGAGTGATTGATGTGTTTGCCATGCCCCAGTCAGGAACA GGTGTGAGTGTTGAAGCAGTGGACCCTGTGTTCCAAGCCAAGATGTTGGACATGCTGAAGCAGACTGGCAG ACCAGAGATGGTGGTGGGATGGTACCACAGTCACCCTGGTTTTGGCTGTTGGTTGTCTGGCGTGGACatcaacacacagcagagcttcGAGGCGCTGTCAGAGCGCGCTGTCGCAGTGGTGGTTGATCCCATTCAGAGTGTCAAAGGAAAG gtTGTTATTGATGCCTTCAGGTTGATCAACGCCAACATGATGGTGTTGGGTCATGAACCAAGACAAACCACGTCCAACCTGGGTCATCTGAACAAGCCCTCAATCCAG GCTCTGATTCATGGACTTAACAGACATTACTACTCCATCACCATCAATTACAGAAAAAACGAGCTGGAGCAAAAG ATGCTGTTGAACCTGCACAAGAAGAGCTGGATGGAGGGCCTGACCCTGCAGGACTACAGTGAGCACTGCAAGCTCAATGAGACCATTGTCAAGGAAATGCTGGAGCTGGCTAAGAACTACAATAAG GCTGTTGAAGAAGAGGACAAAATGACCCCAGAGCAGCTGGCAATCAAGaatgttggaaaacag GATCCCAAGAGGCACTTGGAGGAGCATGTAGATGTTTTAATGACCTCCAACATCGTTCAGTGCCTAGCCGCCATGTTGGATACCGTAGTTTTCCAGTGA